The following proteins are co-located in the Neofelis nebulosa isolate mNeoNeb1 chromosome 18, mNeoNeb1.pri, whole genome shotgun sequence genome:
- the CIITA gene encoding MHC class II transactivator isoform X2, whose amino-acid sequence MNHFQTILPRVRMLLAGHLPSQARALLDSMLERELLSREYHCALLREPDGEALARKISLTLLEKGDPGLALLRWAWGTWQAPLAERDPDDEDRARSGQCAAMELGPLEGGYLELLNSNADPLQLYHLYDQMDPAREEMELCSEPDMDTINCEQFSRLLCDMEGDEETREAYANIAFPEELPMDSKHRKLAEPLAVPMVTGTFLVGSVSDSSALPCLSPPAVFNKEPASSQRWLKETILMPVPPSSSLLSCLSLSAGHIQIVPTLPQGLWQISGAGTGVSGMVIYQGEVPQASQALPSSSPAIHSLPKSPERPGSTSPFAPSAADLPGMPEPALTSRADVTEEQMSPTRSPAAHEVCSQLPKWPERVEKFCSALRDTYQAEPAGPEGILVEMELVRARLERSSSKSQERELATLDWAERQPARGGLAEVLLAGGDRRRPRETQVIAVLGRAGQGKSRWAREASRAWARGQLPQYDFVFYLPCHCLDRGGDTYRLQDLLFSLGPRPLPVDDEVFSYVWRRPDRVLLILDASEGLEGQDGLLHSACGPVCTEPHSVRGLLAGLFQRKLLRGCTLLLTARPRGRLAQSLSKADALFEVAGFSAEQAKTYLTRYLERAGATERRERALELLQGQPFLLSHCHSPTLCRAVGQLSEALLELGGETELPSTLTGLYVGLLGPAARDSPPGALAGLARLAWELGRRRQGTLLESQFPSAEARAWAVAKGLVQPTPGAAAVGLAFSSFLLQCFLGAVWLALSNDIKDKELPQYLALTPRKKRPYDNWLEGVPRFLAGLVFQPHADCLGALVGPAAATLKDRKQKVLTRYLKRLQPGTLRAGQLLELLHCTRETLDAGLWQHVVQGLPARLSFVGTRLTPPHTYVLGSALEAAGRDFSLDLCSTGIDPPGLGSLVGLSCVTHFRAALSDMVGLWESLQQRGEAKLLRAVEEKFTIEPFKAKSVKDVEDLGNLVQIQRTRSSSEDTAGELPAVRDLKKLEFALGPVSGPQAFPKLVRILEAFSSLQHLDLDSLSENKIGDEGVEQLSATFPRLKALETLNLSQNNITDVGACKLAEALPSLAASLLRLSVYNNCICDMGAESLAHVLPDMGSLRVLDVQYNKFTAAGAQQLAASLRKCPHVETLAMWTPTIPFGVHEHLQQLDSRISLK is encoded by the exons GCAGTGGGCAGTGTGCCGCCATGGAGTTGGGGCCTCTAGAAGGCGGCTACCTGGAGCTTCTCAACAGCAATGCTGACCCCCTGCAGCTCTACCACCTCTATGACCAGATGGACCCGGCTAGAGAAGAGATGGAGCTCTGCTCAG AACCCGACATGGACACCATCAACTGCGAGCAGTTCAGCAGACTGTTGTGTGACATGGAAGGTGATGAAGAGACCAGGGAGGCTTATGCCAATATCG CCTTCCCAGAGGAGCTGCCCATGGACTCGAAGCACAGGAAGCTGG CTGAGCCCCTTGCTGTGCCCATGGTGACTGGCACATTCCTGGTGGGGTCCGTGAGTGACTCCTCAGCTCTGCCCTGCCTGTCACCCCCTGCTGTGTTCAACAAGGAGCCAGCATCCAGCCAGAGGTGGCTGAAGGAGACCATCCTGATGCCTG TGCCCCCTTCAAGTTCCTTGCTGAGCTGCCTGAGCCTTTCTGCTGGACACATCCAGATCGTCCCCACTCTGCCCCAGGGGCTCTGGCAAATCTCAGGGGCTGGGACAGGGGTATCTGGTATGGTCATCTATCAAG GTGAGGTGCCCCAGGCCAGCCAGGCGCTTCCTTCCAGCAGCCCCGCCATACACAGCCTCCCCAAATCCCCAGAACGGCCCGGCTCCACCAGCCCCTTTGCCCCGTCTGCGGCTGACCTTCCCGGAATGCCGGAACCAGCTCTGACCTCCCGTGCAGATGTGACAG AGGAGCAGATGTCCCCTACCCGATCCCCGGCAGCTCACGAGGTCTGCAGCCAGCTCCCGAAATGGCCTG AGCGGGTGGAGAAGTTCTGCAGCGCCCTTCGGGACACGTACCAGGCTGAGCCCGCAGGCCCGGAAGGCATCCTGGTGGAGATGGAACTGGTGAGGGCGCGGCTGGAAAGGAGCAGCAGCAAAAGCCAGGAGAGGGAGCTGGCCACCCTGGACTGGGCAGAGCGGCAGCCGGCCCGCGGGGGCCTGGCCGAGGTGCTGCTGGCGGGGGGTGACCGCCGGCGGCCGCGGGAGACACAGGTGATCGCTGTGCTGGGTAGAGCGGGGCAGGGGAAGAGTCGCTGGGCCCGGGAAGCGAGCCGGGCCTGGGCCCGCGGCCAGCTGCCCCAGTACGACTTCGTCTTCTACCTCCCCTGCCACTGTTTGGACCGTGGGGGGGACACCTACCGCCTGCAGGATCTGCTGTTCTCCCTGGGCCCCCGGCCTCTGCCGGTGGACGATGAGGTCTTCAGCTACGTCTGGAGGAGGCCCGACCGGGTTCTGCTCATCCTGGATGCCTCCGAGGGCCTCGAAGGCCAAGACGGCCTCCTGCACAGCGCGTGTGGACCCGtgtgcacagagccccactccgTCCGGGGACTGCTGGCGGGCCTCTTCCAGCGTAAGCTGCTGCGGGGCTGCACCCTGCTGCTCACGGCCCGGCCCCGGGGCcgcctggcccagagcctgagcAAGGCCGACGCTCTGTTCGAGGTGGCCGGCTTCTCAGCCGAGCAGGCCAAGACCTACCTGACGCGCTACTTGGAACGCGCAGGGGCGACCGAGCGCCGAGAGAGAGCCCTGGAGCTCCTCCAGGGTCAGCCTTTCCTCCTCAGCCACTGCCACAGCCCCACTTTGTGCCGGGCCGTGGGCCAGCTGTCCGAGGCCCTCCTGGAGCTGGGGGGTGAGACGGAGCTGCCCTCCACGCTCACGGGACTCTACGTGGGCCTGCTCGGCCCTGCCGCCCGCGACAGCCCCCCGGGGGCCCTGGCGGGACTGGCCAGGCTGGCCTGGGAGCTGGGCCGCAGACGCCAGGGCACCTTGCTGGAGAGCCAGTTCCCGTCGGCGGAGGCGAGGGCCTGGGCCGTGGCCAAGGGCTTGGTGCAGCCCACCCCAGGGGCCGCGGCGGTGGGGCTGGCCTTCTCCAGCTTCCTTCTGCAGTGCTTCCTGGGGGCCGTGTGGCTGGCCCTGAGCAACGACATCAAGGACAAGGAGCTGCCACAGTACTTGGCGTTGACCCCGAGGAAGAAGAGGCCCTACGACAACTGGCTGGAGGGCGTGCCGCGGTTCCTGGCGGGGCTGGTTTTCCAGCCGCATGCCGACTGCCTCGGGGCCCTGGTGGGGCCTGCAGCGGCCACCCTGAAGGACAGGAAGCAGAAAGTGCTCACCAGGTACCTGAAGCGGCTGCAGCCGGGGACGCTGCGGGCCGGACAGCTGCTGGAGCTGTTGCACTGCACCCGTGAGACTTTGGACGCTGGGCTCTGGCAGCACGTGGTGCAGGGGCTCCCCGCCCGCCTCTCCTTCGTGGGCACCCGGCTCACGCCTCCCCACACCTATGTCCTGGGCAGCGCCTTGGAGGCGGCGGGCCGAGACTTCTCCCTGGACCTCTGCAGCACTGGCATTGACCCCCCTGGACTGGGGAGCCTCGTGGGACTCAGCTGCGTCACCCATttcag GGCTGCGCTGAGTGACATGGTGGGGCTGTGGGAGTCTCTACAGCAGCGTGGGGAGGCCAAGCTGCTCCGGGCGGTGGAGGAGAAGTTCACCATCGAGCCTTTCAAGGCCAAGTCCGTGAAGGATGTGGAAGATCTGGGCAACCTCGTGCAGATCCAGag GACAAGAAGTTCTTCAGAAGATACGGCTGGAGAACTCCCTGCGGTCCGGGATCTAAAGAAGCTGGAGTTCGC GCTGGGCCCTGTCTCAGGCCCCCAGGCTTTTCCCAAGCTGGTGAGGATCCTCGAGGCCTTTTCCTCCCTTCAGCATCTGGA CCTGGACTCGCTGAGCGAGAACAAGATTGGCGACGAGGGTGTCGAGCAGCTGTCGGCCACCTTCCCTCGGCTCAAGGCCCTGGAGACCCTCAA CTTGTCCCAGAACAACATCACCGACGTGGGCGCCTGCAAGCTCGCCGAGGCCCTGCCCTCGCTGGCTGCATCCCTCCTCAGGCTCAG TGTATACAATAACTGCATCTGTGACATGGGGGCCGAGAGCCTGGCGCACGTGCTTCCAGACATGGGGTCCCTCCGGGTGCTGGA TGTCCAGTATAACAAGTTCACGGCCGCCGGGGCCCAGCAGCTGGCCGCCAGCCTGAGAAAGTGCCCTCACGTGGAGACGCTAGC GATGTGGACGCCCACCATCCCGTTTGGCGTCCACGAGCACCTACAGCAGCTGGATTCGCGGATCAGCCTGAAGTGA
- the CIITA gene encoding MHC class II transactivator isoform X5, producing the protein MELGPLEGGYLELLNSNADPLQLYHLYDQMDPAREEMELCSEPDMDTINCEQFSRLLCDMEGDEETREAYANIAELDQYVFQDSQLEGLSKGFFIEHIGLEEMIGESVETLEEKKSQKRSFPEELPMDSKHRKLAEPLAVPMVTGTFLVGSVSDSSALPCLSPPAVFNKEPASSQRWLKETILMPVPPSSSLLSCLSLSAGHIQIVPTLPQGLWQISGAGTGVSGMVIYQGEVPQASQALPSSSPAIHSLPKSPERPGSTSPFAPSAADLPGMPEPALTSRADVTEEQMSPTRSPAAHEVCSQLPKWPERVEKFCSALRDTYQAEPAGPEGILVEMELVRARLERSSSKSQERELATLDWAERQPARGGLAEVLLAGGDRRRPRETQVIAVLGRAGQGKSRWAREASRAWARGQLPQYDFVFYLPCHCLDRGGDTYRLQDLLFSLGPRPLPVDDEVFSYVWRRPDRVLLILDASEGLEGQDGLLHSACGPVCTEPHSVRGLLAGLFQRKLLRGCTLLLTARPRGRLAQSLSKADALFEVAGFSAEQAKTYLTRYLERAGATERRERALELLQGQPFLLSHCHSPTLCRAVGQLSEALLELGGETELPSTLTGLYVGLLGPAARDSPPGALAGLARLAWELGRRRQGTLLESQFPSAEARAWAVAKGLVQPTPGAAAVGLAFSSFLLQCFLGAVWLALSNDIKDKELPQYLALTPRKKRPYDNWLEGVPRFLAGLVFQPHADCLGALVGPAAATLKDRKQKVLTRYLKRLQPGTLRAGQLLELLHCTRETLDAGLWQHVVQGLPARLSFVGTRLTPPHTYVLGSALEAAGRDFSLDLCSTGIDPPGLGSLVGLSCVTHFRAALSDMVGLWESLQQRGEAKLLRAVEEKFTIEPFKAKSVKDVEDLGNLVQIQRTRSSSEDTAGELPAVRDLKKLEFALGPVSGPQAFPKLVRILEAFSSLQHLDLDSLSENKIGDEGVEQLSATFPRLKALETLNLSQNNITDVGACKLAEALPSLAASLLRLSVYNNCICDMGAESLAHVLPDMGSLRVLDVQYNKFTAAGAQQLAASLRKCPHVETLAMWTPTIPFGVHEHLQQLDSRISLK; encoded by the exons ATGGAGTTGGGGCCTCTAGAAGGCGGCTACCTGGAGCTTCTCAACAGCAATGCTGACCCCCTGCAGCTCTACCACCTCTATGACCAGATGGACCCGGCTAGAGAAGAGATGGAGCTCTGCTCAG AACCCGACATGGACACCATCAACTGCGAGCAGTTCAGCAGACTGTTGTGTGACATGGAAGGTGATGAAGAGACCAGGGAGGCTTATGCCAATATCG CGGAACTGGACCAGTACGTGTTCCAGGACTCACAACTGGAGGGTCTGAGCAAAGGCTTTTTCA TCGAGCATATAGGATTGGAAGAAATGATCGGCGAGAGTGTGGAGAcgctggaggaaaagaaaagtcagaaaagat CCTTCCCAGAGGAGCTGCCCATGGACTCGAAGCACAGGAAGCTGG CTGAGCCCCTTGCTGTGCCCATGGTGACTGGCACATTCCTGGTGGGGTCCGTGAGTGACTCCTCAGCTCTGCCCTGCCTGTCACCCCCTGCTGTGTTCAACAAGGAGCCAGCATCCAGCCAGAGGTGGCTGAAGGAGACCATCCTGATGCCTG TGCCCCCTTCAAGTTCCTTGCTGAGCTGCCTGAGCCTTTCTGCTGGACACATCCAGATCGTCCCCACTCTGCCCCAGGGGCTCTGGCAAATCTCAGGGGCTGGGACAGGGGTATCTGGTATGGTCATCTATCAAG GTGAGGTGCCCCAGGCCAGCCAGGCGCTTCCTTCCAGCAGCCCCGCCATACACAGCCTCCCCAAATCCCCAGAACGGCCCGGCTCCACCAGCCCCTTTGCCCCGTCTGCGGCTGACCTTCCCGGAATGCCGGAACCAGCTCTGACCTCCCGTGCAGATGTGACAG AGGAGCAGATGTCCCCTACCCGATCCCCGGCAGCTCACGAGGTCTGCAGCCAGCTCCCGAAATGGCCTG AGCGGGTGGAGAAGTTCTGCAGCGCCCTTCGGGACACGTACCAGGCTGAGCCCGCAGGCCCGGAAGGCATCCTGGTGGAGATGGAACTGGTGAGGGCGCGGCTGGAAAGGAGCAGCAGCAAAAGCCAGGAGAGGGAGCTGGCCACCCTGGACTGGGCAGAGCGGCAGCCGGCCCGCGGGGGCCTGGCCGAGGTGCTGCTGGCGGGGGGTGACCGCCGGCGGCCGCGGGAGACACAGGTGATCGCTGTGCTGGGTAGAGCGGGGCAGGGGAAGAGTCGCTGGGCCCGGGAAGCGAGCCGGGCCTGGGCCCGCGGCCAGCTGCCCCAGTACGACTTCGTCTTCTACCTCCCCTGCCACTGTTTGGACCGTGGGGGGGACACCTACCGCCTGCAGGATCTGCTGTTCTCCCTGGGCCCCCGGCCTCTGCCGGTGGACGATGAGGTCTTCAGCTACGTCTGGAGGAGGCCCGACCGGGTTCTGCTCATCCTGGATGCCTCCGAGGGCCTCGAAGGCCAAGACGGCCTCCTGCACAGCGCGTGTGGACCCGtgtgcacagagccccactccgTCCGGGGACTGCTGGCGGGCCTCTTCCAGCGTAAGCTGCTGCGGGGCTGCACCCTGCTGCTCACGGCCCGGCCCCGGGGCcgcctggcccagagcctgagcAAGGCCGACGCTCTGTTCGAGGTGGCCGGCTTCTCAGCCGAGCAGGCCAAGACCTACCTGACGCGCTACTTGGAACGCGCAGGGGCGACCGAGCGCCGAGAGAGAGCCCTGGAGCTCCTCCAGGGTCAGCCTTTCCTCCTCAGCCACTGCCACAGCCCCACTTTGTGCCGGGCCGTGGGCCAGCTGTCCGAGGCCCTCCTGGAGCTGGGGGGTGAGACGGAGCTGCCCTCCACGCTCACGGGACTCTACGTGGGCCTGCTCGGCCCTGCCGCCCGCGACAGCCCCCCGGGGGCCCTGGCGGGACTGGCCAGGCTGGCCTGGGAGCTGGGCCGCAGACGCCAGGGCACCTTGCTGGAGAGCCAGTTCCCGTCGGCGGAGGCGAGGGCCTGGGCCGTGGCCAAGGGCTTGGTGCAGCCCACCCCAGGGGCCGCGGCGGTGGGGCTGGCCTTCTCCAGCTTCCTTCTGCAGTGCTTCCTGGGGGCCGTGTGGCTGGCCCTGAGCAACGACATCAAGGACAAGGAGCTGCCACAGTACTTGGCGTTGACCCCGAGGAAGAAGAGGCCCTACGACAACTGGCTGGAGGGCGTGCCGCGGTTCCTGGCGGGGCTGGTTTTCCAGCCGCATGCCGACTGCCTCGGGGCCCTGGTGGGGCCTGCAGCGGCCACCCTGAAGGACAGGAAGCAGAAAGTGCTCACCAGGTACCTGAAGCGGCTGCAGCCGGGGACGCTGCGGGCCGGACAGCTGCTGGAGCTGTTGCACTGCACCCGTGAGACTTTGGACGCTGGGCTCTGGCAGCACGTGGTGCAGGGGCTCCCCGCCCGCCTCTCCTTCGTGGGCACCCGGCTCACGCCTCCCCACACCTATGTCCTGGGCAGCGCCTTGGAGGCGGCGGGCCGAGACTTCTCCCTGGACCTCTGCAGCACTGGCATTGACCCCCCTGGACTGGGGAGCCTCGTGGGACTCAGCTGCGTCACCCATttcag GGCTGCGCTGAGTGACATGGTGGGGCTGTGGGAGTCTCTACAGCAGCGTGGGGAGGCCAAGCTGCTCCGGGCGGTGGAGGAGAAGTTCACCATCGAGCCTTTCAAGGCCAAGTCCGTGAAGGATGTGGAAGATCTGGGCAACCTCGTGCAGATCCAGag GACAAGAAGTTCTTCAGAAGATACGGCTGGAGAACTCCCTGCGGTCCGGGATCTAAAGAAGCTGGAGTTCGC GCTGGGCCCTGTCTCAGGCCCCCAGGCTTTTCCCAAGCTGGTGAGGATCCTCGAGGCCTTTTCCTCCCTTCAGCATCTGGA CCTGGACTCGCTGAGCGAGAACAAGATTGGCGACGAGGGTGTCGAGCAGCTGTCGGCCACCTTCCCTCGGCTCAAGGCCCTGGAGACCCTCAA CTTGTCCCAGAACAACATCACCGACGTGGGCGCCTGCAAGCTCGCCGAGGCCCTGCCCTCGCTGGCTGCATCCCTCCTCAGGCTCAG TGTATACAATAACTGCATCTGTGACATGGGGGCCGAGAGCCTGGCGCACGTGCTTCCAGACATGGGGTCCCTCCGGGTGCTGGA TGTCCAGTATAACAAGTTCACGGCCGCCGGGGCCCAGCAGCTGGCCGCCAGCCTGAGAAAGTGCCCTCACGTGGAGACGCTAGC GATGTGGACGCCCACCATCCCGTTTGGCGTCCACGAGCACCTACAGCAGCTGGATTCGCGGATCAGCCTGAAGTGA
- the CIITA gene encoding MHC class II transactivator isoform X6 — MNHFQTILPRVRMLLAGHLPSQARALLDSMLERELLSREYHCALLREPDGEALARKISLTLLEKGDPGLALLRWAWGTWQAPLAERDPDDEDRARSGQCAAMELGPLEGGYLELLNSNADPLQLYHLYDQMDPAREEMELCSEPDMDTINCEQFSRLLCDMEGDEETREAYANIAELDQYVFQDSQLEGLSKGFFIEHIGLEEMIGESVETLEEKKSQKRCEVPQASQALPSSSPAIHSLPKSPERPGSTSPFAPSAADLPGMPEPALTSRADVTEEQMSPTRSPAAHEVCSQLPKWPERVEKFCSALRDTYQAEPAGPEGILVEMELVRARLERSSSKSQERELATLDWAERQPARGGLAEVLLAGGDRRRPRETQVIAVLGRAGQGKSRWAREASRAWARGQLPQYDFVFYLPCHCLDRGGDTYRLQDLLFSLGPRPLPVDDEVFSYVWRRPDRVLLILDASEGLEGQDGLLHSACGPVCTEPHSVRGLLAGLFQRKLLRGCTLLLTARPRGRLAQSLSKADALFEVAGFSAEQAKTYLTRYLERAGATERRERALELLQGQPFLLSHCHSPTLCRAVGQLSEALLELGGETELPSTLTGLYVGLLGPAARDSPPGALAGLARLAWELGRRRQGTLLESQFPSAEARAWAVAKGLVQPTPGAAAVGLAFSSFLLQCFLGAVWLALSNDIKDKELPQYLALTPRKKRPYDNWLEGVPRFLAGLVFQPHADCLGALVGPAAATLKDRKQKVLTRYLKRLQPGTLRAGQLLELLHCTRETLDAGLWQHVVQGLPARLSFVGTRLTPPHTYVLGSALEAAGRDFSLDLCSTGIDPPGLGSLVGLSCVTHFRAALSDMVGLWESLQQRGEAKLLRAVEEKFTIEPFKAKSVKDVEDLGNLVQIQRTRSSSEDTAGELPAVRDLKKLEFALGPVSGPQAFPKLVRILEAFSSLQHLDLDSLSENKIGDEGVEQLSATFPRLKALETLNLSQNNITDVGACKLAEALPSLAASLLRLSVYNNCICDMGAESLAHVLPDMGSLRVLDVQYNKFTAAGAQQLAASLRKCPHVETLAMWTPTIPFGVHEHLQQLDSRISLK, encoded by the exons GCAGTGGGCAGTGTGCCGCCATGGAGTTGGGGCCTCTAGAAGGCGGCTACCTGGAGCTTCTCAACAGCAATGCTGACCCCCTGCAGCTCTACCACCTCTATGACCAGATGGACCCGGCTAGAGAAGAGATGGAGCTCTGCTCAG AACCCGACATGGACACCATCAACTGCGAGCAGTTCAGCAGACTGTTGTGTGACATGGAAGGTGATGAAGAGACCAGGGAGGCTTATGCCAATATCG CGGAACTGGACCAGTACGTGTTCCAGGACTCACAACTGGAGGGTCTGAGCAAAGGCTTTTTCA TCGAGCATATAGGATTGGAAGAAATGATCGGCGAGAGTGTGGAGAcgctggaggaaaagaaaagtcagaaaagat GTGAGGTGCCCCAGGCCAGCCAGGCGCTTCCTTCCAGCAGCCCCGCCATACACAGCCTCCCCAAATCCCCAGAACGGCCCGGCTCCACCAGCCCCTTTGCCCCGTCTGCGGCTGACCTTCCCGGAATGCCGGAACCAGCTCTGACCTCCCGTGCAGATGTGACAG AGGAGCAGATGTCCCCTACCCGATCCCCGGCAGCTCACGAGGTCTGCAGCCAGCTCCCGAAATGGCCTG AGCGGGTGGAGAAGTTCTGCAGCGCCCTTCGGGACACGTACCAGGCTGAGCCCGCAGGCCCGGAAGGCATCCTGGTGGAGATGGAACTGGTGAGGGCGCGGCTGGAAAGGAGCAGCAGCAAAAGCCAGGAGAGGGAGCTGGCCACCCTGGACTGGGCAGAGCGGCAGCCGGCCCGCGGGGGCCTGGCCGAGGTGCTGCTGGCGGGGGGTGACCGCCGGCGGCCGCGGGAGACACAGGTGATCGCTGTGCTGGGTAGAGCGGGGCAGGGGAAGAGTCGCTGGGCCCGGGAAGCGAGCCGGGCCTGGGCCCGCGGCCAGCTGCCCCAGTACGACTTCGTCTTCTACCTCCCCTGCCACTGTTTGGACCGTGGGGGGGACACCTACCGCCTGCAGGATCTGCTGTTCTCCCTGGGCCCCCGGCCTCTGCCGGTGGACGATGAGGTCTTCAGCTACGTCTGGAGGAGGCCCGACCGGGTTCTGCTCATCCTGGATGCCTCCGAGGGCCTCGAAGGCCAAGACGGCCTCCTGCACAGCGCGTGTGGACCCGtgtgcacagagccccactccgTCCGGGGACTGCTGGCGGGCCTCTTCCAGCGTAAGCTGCTGCGGGGCTGCACCCTGCTGCTCACGGCCCGGCCCCGGGGCcgcctggcccagagcctgagcAAGGCCGACGCTCTGTTCGAGGTGGCCGGCTTCTCAGCCGAGCAGGCCAAGACCTACCTGACGCGCTACTTGGAACGCGCAGGGGCGACCGAGCGCCGAGAGAGAGCCCTGGAGCTCCTCCAGGGTCAGCCTTTCCTCCTCAGCCACTGCCACAGCCCCACTTTGTGCCGGGCCGTGGGCCAGCTGTCCGAGGCCCTCCTGGAGCTGGGGGGTGAGACGGAGCTGCCCTCCACGCTCACGGGACTCTACGTGGGCCTGCTCGGCCCTGCCGCCCGCGACAGCCCCCCGGGGGCCCTGGCGGGACTGGCCAGGCTGGCCTGGGAGCTGGGCCGCAGACGCCAGGGCACCTTGCTGGAGAGCCAGTTCCCGTCGGCGGAGGCGAGGGCCTGGGCCGTGGCCAAGGGCTTGGTGCAGCCCACCCCAGGGGCCGCGGCGGTGGGGCTGGCCTTCTCCAGCTTCCTTCTGCAGTGCTTCCTGGGGGCCGTGTGGCTGGCCCTGAGCAACGACATCAAGGACAAGGAGCTGCCACAGTACTTGGCGTTGACCCCGAGGAAGAAGAGGCCCTACGACAACTGGCTGGAGGGCGTGCCGCGGTTCCTGGCGGGGCTGGTTTTCCAGCCGCATGCCGACTGCCTCGGGGCCCTGGTGGGGCCTGCAGCGGCCACCCTGAAGGACAGGAAGCAGAAAGTGCTCACCAGGTACCTGAAGCGGCTGCAGCCGGGGACGCTGCGGGCCGGACAGCTGCTGGAGCTGTTGCACTGCACCCGTGAGACTTTGGACGCTGGGCTCTGGCAGCACGTGGTGCAGGGGCTCCCCGCCCGCCTCTCCTTCGTGGGCACCCGGCTCACGCCTCCCCACACCTATGTCCTGGGCAGCGCCTTGGAGGCGGCGGGCCGAGACTTCTCCCTGGACCTCTGCAGCACTGGCATTGACCCCCCTGGACTGGGGAGCCTCGTGGGACTCAGCTGCGTCACCCATttcag GGCTGCGCTGAGTGACATGGTGGGGCTGTGGGAGTCTCTACAGCAGCGTGGGGAGGCCAAGCTGCTCCGGGCGGTGGAGGAGAAGTTCACCATCGAGCCTTTCAAGGCCAAGTCCGTGAAGGATGTGGAAGATCTGGGCAACCTCGTGCAGATCCAGag GACAAGAAGTTCTTCAGAAGATACGGCTGGAGAACTCCCTGCGGTCCGGGATCTAAAGAAGCTGGAGTTCGC GCTGGGCCCTGTCTCAGGCCCCCAGGCTTTTCCCAAGCTGGTGAGGATCCTCGAGGCCTTTTCCTCCCTTCAGCATCTGGA CCTGGACTCGCTGAGCGAGAACAAGATTGGCGACGAGGGTGTCGAGCAGCTGTCGGCCACCTTCCCTCGGCTCAAGGCCCTGGAGACCCTCAA CTTGTCCCAGAACAACATCACCGACGTGGGCGCCTGCAAGCTCGCCGAGGCCCTGCCCTCGCTGGCTGCATCCCTCCTCAGGCTCAG TGTATACAATAACTGCATCTGTGACATGGGGGCCGAGAGCCTGGCGCACGTGCTTCCAGACATGGGGTCCCTCCGGGTGCTGGA TGTCCAGTATAACAAGTTCACGGCCGCCGGGGCCCAGCAGCTGGCCGCCAGCCTGAGAAAGTGCCCTCACGTGGAGACGCTAGC GATGTGGACGCCCACCATCCCGTTTGGCGTCCACGAGCACCTACAGCAGCTGGATTCGCGGATCAGCCTGAAGTGA